The DNA region GGACGAAGCGCGATACGACCATTGCTGCGCCCGGTCCGCCGTCTATAAATTTAGACAGATCAGTCTTACGCGCTTTGCCGCAGCTGGGCGGCGTGCTCGCGGAACAGCATGGTGTAGACGCAGGCGTTGACCAGGGCCTCGGCGGCCGGGTCGTCCTTGCGCACGCAGCATCCAATTCGCGGGCCCTCGGTGCGCACCACCTCGACCTCGATGTCTCCGGCCAGACTCATGCCGCGGTGGACGATCTCCATGCGCAACATATCGCCGGGCTTGAACTGGAAGCCGCTGGCGCTGGCGTCGAAGGACATGCCGCCTGCGCCGATGTCGATGAGCGGGAGCTCGCCCAGGAACGGGCCCAGCCGGACGCTGGAGCCTCCCACCTCGTGGCGGTCGCAGCCGCGGCGCTCGTGGGGTTCGCCCACCAGCACCTTGGCGGTGTGGCCGCAGTGCGGGCACCGCGCGTCCAGTCCGTGCATCGCCGCCGGGACCTTGCGTTCGTGACCGCAGGCCTGACAATACCCCTTGGAGAACGACAAGACCGTAGCCATGAGACCGCTCCTTGTTTTGCAAACGTGGGGCTGCTCCCCCCGGACCCCAACACGAGTGGGCGCAGGAGAGAGATTTTTTCCGGCCCGGGGGGGCGCAGCCTGTCACG from Oceanidesulfovibrio marinus includes:
- a CDS encoding PilZ domain-containing protein, whose product is MATVLSFSKGYCQACGHERKVPAAMHGLDARCPHCGHTAKVLVGEPHERRGCDRHEVGGSSVRLGPFLGELPLIDIGAGGMSFDASASGFQFKPGDMLRMEIVHRGMSLAGDIEVEVVRTEGPRIGCCVRKDDPAAEALVNACVYTMLFREHAAQLRQSA